A single window of Montipora capricornis isolate CH-2021 chromosome 14, ASM3666992v2, whole genome shotgun sequence DNA harbors:
- the LOC138032079 gene encoding uncharacterized protein, translating to MTTAPRYEKNYGLVGFPINAILNWPMDTTAGFAAFLNEKVNRLFKNILDYWQEKFLSRPESRYVLNDDPKSGWFGRDAMNSKPMRNFVEEFQCNPHEEYYGFKSWDDFFTREFRPGIRPVEAPEDDKIVVNACESAPFNIARHVKRWDFFWIKKQRYSLEFMLNKSDLVQYFIGGTVYQAFLSATNYHRWHSPVSGIIHRAERVDGSYYSENHNIRDDPSAPNNSRDGRSVFYRNHCPCWGCSQQR from the exons ATGACAACAGCTCCTAGGTATGAGAAAAACTATGGTTTGGTTGGTTTCCCCATCAATGCAATCTTAAACTGGCCCATGGATACGACAGCTGGATTTGCCGCTTTTCTGAACGAAAAAGTTAACAGGTTATTCAAGAATATTCTAGATTACTGGCAGGAAAAATTTCTCTCCCGTCCAGAATCTCGCTATGTTCTTAATGATGATCCGAAATCGGGTTGGTTTGGTCGTGATGCAATGAATTCGAAGCCGATGAGAAACTTTGTCGAAGAATTCCAATGCAATCCACACGAAGAATACTACGGTTTCAAATCATGGGATGATTTCTTCACCAGAGAGTTTCGCCCAGGAATTCGTCCGGTGGAGGCTCCAGAGGATGACAAAATTGTTGTCAACGCCTGTGAATCGGCGCCCTTTAACATAGCAAGACACGTAAAAAGATGGGATTTCTTTTGGATAAAGAAGCAACGATACTCCTTGGAGTTTATGCTGAACAAGAGTGATTTAGTCCAGTACTTCATTGGTGGAACTGTCTACCAAGCCTTTCTGAGTGCCACTAATTATCATCGATGGCACAGCCCCGTATCTGGTATCATTCACCGAGCAGAGCGTGTGGATGGTTCCTATTATTCTGAAAACCATAACATCAGAGACGACCCATCCGCACCCAACAA CAGTCGGGATGGCAGAAGTGTCTTCTACCGAAATCACTGTCCATGTTGGGGATGCAGTCAACAAAGGTGA
- the LOC138032608 gene encoding zinc finger matrin-type protein 4-like isoform X1, whose protein sequence is MATYQSETSPGQLASFSENNNPFSVTDAEVMQPNSHSMQATNNTRPLSTGSKRKISENQQQNDSCCAPFKQSAQQLFCEICNVLLNSLSQAAQHKRGKSHQINAMKGDMLNSQKDLTQENAGSSPTGVNKSDLSCIILGDFIEGKTDVNLECMICNKIFNSIIQAGQHYNGQSHKRKLQSVIASNMMSASSLHDVCISSTQQQNASSTTNQLPEGESLLLKADGNNSEVPLLSTNKGMNELYCEFCGLEANSKLQMEMHLRGAKHKNAVTRSAMSTACGGSEKAVISCVDCHMNFNSQCQLEQHSASQKHQNRVNQQQRYQTVGQCRGRRRMPMGHGRGQQRGMQASSGGFSNRGRGRPLAMYPAISTSFVPSRNNQAYPFNPPSQPTNYSLKIRQWVEPP, encoded by the exons ATGGCGACTTACCAAAGTGAAACTTCGCCGGGACAACTTGCGTCGTTTTCCGAAAATAACAATCCTTTTTCGGTCACTGATGCAGAAGTTATGCAACCAAATAGCCACTCAATGCAAGCAACTAATAATACACGTCCATTGTCCACAGGAAGTAAGAGGAAAATCTCGGAAAATCAACAACAAAACGATAGCTGCTGTGCGCCCTTCAAACAGTCAGCTCAACAACTCTTTTGTGAAATTTGCAACGTACTGCTAAATTCTCTGAGTCAAGCAGCACAGCATAAGCGAGGAAAAAGTCATCAGATAAATGCAATGAAGGGTGACATGTTGAACTCT CAGAAGGATTTAACCCAAGAGAATGCTGGCAGTAGCCCCACTGGAGTGAATAAATCTGATTTGTCATGTATAATCCTTGGAGACTTCATCGAAGGGAAAACTGATGTCAATTTGGAATGTATGATCTGCAACAAAATATTTAACTCAATCATCCAGGCTGGACAACATTATAATGGCCAGTCACATAAGCGAAAATTACAGTCTGTTATAGCAAGCAACATGATGAGTGCTTCTTCATTGCACGATGTGTGTATCAGTTCAACACAGCAACAAAATGCAAGTTCCACAACAAACCAACTGCCAGAAGGAGAAAGTCTGTTGTTAAAAGCAGATGGTAACAATAGTGAAGTCCCTTTGTTGTCAACAAATAAGGGAATGAATGAACTTTATTGTGAATTCTGTGGCCTGGAAGCAAATTCTAAATTACAGATGGAAATGCATCTACGTGGTGCAAAGCACAAGAATGCTGTCACAA GATCAGCAATGTCAACAGCATGTGGTGGAAGTGAAAAGGCTGTGATTTCCTGTGTTGATTGTCATATGAATTTCAACTCCCAGTGTCAGTTGGAACAACATTCAGCAAGTCAAAAGCACCAGAACAGAGTCAACCAACAGCAAAGATATCAAACAGTTGGACAATgtagaggaagaagaagaatgcCAATGGGTCATGGGCGTGGTCAGCAAAGAGGGATGCAAG CTTCAAGTGGAGGATTTAGCAACCGAGGAAGAGGCCGTCCTTTAGCGATGTATCCGGCAATCTCAACAAGCTTTGTTCCCTCCAGAAATAACCAAGCGTACCCTTTCAACCCACCAAGCCAACCAACTAATTACA GTCTGAAGATCAGGCAATGGGTGGAACCACCATAG
- the LOC138032608 gene encoding zinc finger matrin-type protein 4-like isoform X2, which translates to MATYQSETSPGQLASFSENNNPFSVTDAEVMQPNSHSMQATNNTRPLSTGSKRKISENQQQNDSCCAPFKQSAQQLFCEICNVLLNSLSQAAQHKRGKSHQINAMKGDMLNSKDLTQENAGSSPTGVNKSDLSCIILGDFIEGKTDVNLECMICNKIFNSIIQAGQHYNGQSHKRKLQSVIASNMMSASSLHDVCISSTQQQNASSTTNQLPEGESLLLKADGNNSEVPLLSTNKGMNELYCEFCGLEANSKLQMEMHLRGAKHKNAVTRSAMSTACGGSEKAVISCVDCHMNFNSQCQLEQHSASQKHQNRVNQQQRYQTVGQCRGRRRMPMGHGRGQQRGMQASSGGFSNRGRGRPLAMYPAISTSFVPSRNNQAYPFNPPSQPTNYSENFTAVNPGF; encoded by the exons ATGGCGACTTACCAAAGTGAAACTTCGCCGGGACAACTTGCGTCGTTTTCCGAAAATAACAATCCTTTTTCGGTCACTGATGCAGAAGTTATGCAACCAAATAGCCACTCAATGCAAGCAACTAATAATACACGTCCATTGTCCACAGGAAGTAAGAGGAAAATCTCGGAAAATCAACAACAAAACGATAGCTGCTGTGCGCCCTTCAAACAGTCAGCTCAACAACTCTTTTGTGAAATTTGCAACGTACTGCTAAATTCTCTGAGTCAAGCAGCACAGCATAAGCGAGGAAAAAGTCATCAGATAAATGCAATGAAGGGTGACATGTTGAACTCT AAGGATTTAACCCAAGAGAATGCTGGCAGTAGCCCCACTGGAGTGAATAAATCTGATTTGTCATGTATAATCCTTGGAGACTTCATCGAAGGGAAAACTGATGTCAATTTGGAATGTATGATCTGCAACAAAATATTTAACTCAATCATCCAGGCTGGACAACATTATAATGGCCAGTCACATAAGCGAAAATTACAGTCTGTTATAGCAAGCAACATGATGAGTGCTTCTTCATTGCACGATGTGTGTATCAGTTCAACACAGCAACAAAATGCAAGTTCCACAACAAACCAACTGCCAGAAGGAGAAAGTCTGTTGTTAAAAGCAGATGGTAACAATAGTGAAGTCCCTTTGTTGTCAACAAATAAGGGAATGAATGAACTTTATTGTGAATTCTGTGGCCTGGAAGCAAATTCTAAATTACAGATGGAAATGCATCTACGTGGTGCAAAGCACAAGAATGCTGTCACAA GATCAGCAATGTCAACAGCATGTGGTGGAAGTGAAAAGGCTGTGATTTCCTGTGTTGATTGTCATATGAATTTCAACTCCCAGTGTCAGTTGGAACAACATTCAGCAAGTCAAAAGCACCAGAACAGAGTCAACCAACAGCAAAGATATCAAACAGTTGGACAATgtagaggaagaagaagaatgcCAATGGGTCATGGGCGTGGTCAGCAAAGAGGGATGCAAG CTTCAAGTGGAGGATTTAGCAACCGAGGAAGAGGCCGTCCTTTAGCGATGTATCCGGCAATCTCAACAAGCTTTGTTCCCTCCAGAAATAACCAAGCGTACCCTTTCAACCCACCAAGCCAACCAACTAATTACAGTGAGAATTTTACCGCAGTTAATCCAGGTTTTTAA